From Scylla paramamosain isolate STU-SP2022 chromosome 16, ASM3559412v1, whole genome shotgun sequence, one genomic window encodes:
- the LOC135108186 gene encoding uncharacterized protein LOC135108186, protein MVVSRSTAAPHEMEGRVWFGDTALPLEDHIRILGVDVDRELRFGLHLQTIARQASLRVSALRRVASFLDSRGILLLYKAQIRPYLEYAALSWMSSAPTHIRKLDKVERRVMRLVEGNHLQPPSQDLAPLDSLEYRRDVGALVVLHKAQVQEVPHLTRLRLPLRVARRDTRTVSTTDQLVDVPRSRSSQHLRTYTARTARLWNTFTAATPAVQQMSTAQVKLAAHRWRAALPTPMMLLVT, encoded by the coding sequence atggtaGTGTCCCGATCTACAGCTGCCCCCCATGAGATGGAAGGGCGCGTGTGGTTTGGAGACACGGCACTGCCTCTTGAGGACCACATCAGGATCCTCGGAGTGGACGTGGACCGGGAACTACGCTTCGGCCTGCACCTCCAGACCATCGCTCGACAGGCTTCTCTCCGCGTCTCCGCCCTGCGCAGGGTAGCGTCCTTCCTCGACAGTAGAGGAATACTCCTGCTATATAAGGCACAAATTAGGCCTTACCTGGAGTACGCTGCCCTATCATGGATGTCTAGTGCACCCACGCATATAAGGAAGCTGGACAAAGTTGAGCGGAGAGTCATGCGGCTGGTGGAGGGCAACCATCTCCAGCCGCCATCACAGGACCTGGCTCCCCTAGACTCCCTGGAATACCGGCGGGATGTCGGAGCGCTTGTGGTGCTCCACAAGGCCCAGGTACAGGAAGTGCCACACCTGACCAGACTGAGGCTACCACTGCGAGTTGCCAGGAGGGACACGAGGACGGTGTCCACTACGGATCAGCTTGTGGACGTACCAAGGTCACGGTCTAGTCAGCACCTCAGGACCTATACTGCAAGGACTGCCCGCCTGTGGAACACCTTCACCGCGGCCACACCAGCTGTTCAGCAAATGTCAACAGCGCAGGTGAAGCTGGCGGCACACAGGTGGAGGGCGGCCCTTCCAACCCCAATGATGCTGCTAGTGACATGA
- the LOC135108078 gene encoding bleomycin hydrolase-like, with protein sequence MALTITSELMDQYRTEVQSEPSSCLAMNACFKSDPLEMCMCRCKVMATSHVFTHKVESEGRPVTNQKSSGRCWIFAALNVIRLPFIKQYNLEEFEFSQAYLFYMDKLERCNYFLNKMVECAKRGEEVEGRLVSFLLHDPILDGGQWDMLVNLITRYGVMPKKYFPESYSAENSMRMNRILQSKLREYTRELRAVVSKDGDDSSVVSTLTRQMKEIYRIVSICLGIPPETFTWEYYDKSKTYHKIGPITPLEFYNEYVKPVYNVEDKVCLVTDPRPNNAYGHAYTVDCLGNMVGGRSTIYNNQPVEMLMNLTSESIKNGEAVWFGCEVAKRFAGKLGIQDLEIHNYKSAFGVEVNLGLSKADRLLYGESLMTHAMVFTATTLNESGTPEKWRVENSWGEDRGEKGYLLMTSEWFREFVFEIVVDKKYVPEEVLAVFNQEPIVLPAWDPMGALARDVRSQLQF encoded by the exons ATGGCTCTCA CAATAACCTCGGAACTGATGGACCAGTACCGCACTGAAGTGCAGAGTGAGCCCTCCTCTTGCCTTGCCATGAATGCGTGCTTCAAGTCGGACCCACTGGAGATGTGCATGTGCCGCTGCAAAGTGATGGCCACCAGCCACGTCTTCACCCACAAG GTTGAGAGTGAGGGGCGGCCAGTCACCAACCAGAAATCCTCCGGGCGATGCTGGATCTTTGCAGCTCTCAACGTGATACGCCTTCCCTTCATCAAACAGTACAACCTGGAGGAATTTGAATTTTCACAGGCATATCTCTTTTACATGGACAAG CTGGAACGCTGCAACTACTTCTTGAACAAAATGGTGGAGTGTGCCAAGCGTGGGGAGGAGGTTGAGGGACGGCTGGTGTCCTTCCTCCTGCATGACCCAATCCTTGATGGAGGCCAGTGGGACATGCTTGTTAACCTCATCACCAG GTATGGTGTGATGCCTAAAAAATATTTCCCTGAGTCATACAGTGCTGAAAATTCTATGAGGATGAACCGAATTCTGCAAAGTAAG TTGCGGGAGTACACCAGAGAGCTGCGTGCTGTGGTGAGCAAGGATGGGGATGACAGCAGTGTGGTTAGCACCCTCACTCGGCAGATGAAGGAAATTTACCGCATTGTTTCCATCTGCCTGGGCATTCCCCCAGAGACCTTCACCTGGGAGTATTATGACAAATCCAAGACCTATCACAAGATTGGGCCCATCACACCGCTAGAGTTTTACAATGAATATGTCAAGCCAGTGTACAATGTGGAGGACAAG GTGTGCTTAGTTACTGACCCAAGGCCCAACAATGCCTATGGCCATGCTTACACAGTGGACTGCCTGGGGAACATGGTTGGGGGAAGGTCCACCATATACAATAACCAACCAGTGGAGATGCTTATGAATCTTACCAGTGAGAGCATCAAGAATGGTGAGGCTGTGTGGTTTGGCTGTGAGGTAGCCAAGCGGTTTGCAGGGAAACTAGGAATCCAGGATCTTGAAAT CCACAACTACAAGTCTGCCTTTGGTGTGGAGGTGAACTTAGGTCTCAGTAAAGCTGACCGTCTCCTGTATGGGGAGTCACTTATGACCCATGCTATGGTCttcactgccaccaccctcAAT GAATCAGGTACTCCTGAAAAGTGGCGTGTGGAGAACAGCTGGGGCGAGGACAGAGGTGAGAAAGGCTACCTTCTCATGACTTCTGAGTGGTTCAGGGAGTTTGTATTTGAAATTGTGGTGGACAAGAAATACGTGCCTGAGGAGGTGTTAGCAGTGTTCAACCAGGAGCCCATTGTCCTCCCTGCCTGGGACCCGATGGGAGCCTTGGCCAGGGATGTCAGGTCTCAGCTGCAGTTTTAA